A region of Arabidopsis thaliana chromosome 5, partial sequence DNA encodes the following proteins:
- a CDS encoding hydroxyproline-rich glycoprotein family protein (hydroxyproline-rich glycoprotein family protein; FUNCTIONS IN: RNA polymerase II transcription mediator activity; INVOLVED IN: regulation of transcription from RNA polymerase II promoter; LOCATED IN: mediator complex; EXPRESSED IN: 22 plant structures; EXPRESSED DURING: 13 growth stages; CONTAINS InterPro DOMAIN/s: Mediator complex, subunit Med4 (InterPro:IPR019258); Has 258 Blast hits to 243 proteins in 75 species: Archae - 0; Bacteria - 23; Metazoa - 102; Fungi - 36; Plants - 37; Viruses - 0; Other Eukaryotes - 60 (source: NCBI BLink).) codes for MLQHQIVQSPARLGLTGPGSPSVQNPTPTRHGHPTSSSSSQSQHQQIQQQPNLLPSSTVAAASSASASAAVSSSALLSLLPPLPRAQALLQQMAVLTSKLFDVSPNRAIWLSAFRGSLPSFLSSHSLPPPPPLENPSPSSTKEILSQFNSLQTQLFEAVTELQEILDLQDAKQKVAREIKSKDSSLLAFANKLKDAERVLDMLVDDYSDYRKPKRSKIEEDDEDNDNESSSSSTTVSSQLKLKDILAYAHKISYTTFAPPEFGAGQAPLRGALPPAPQDEQMRASQLYTFADLDIGLPKTVENMEKKVEALIEPPPPPEAMDISAIHNLLPPNIAVPSGWKPGMPVELPRDLPLPPPGWKPGDPVVLPPLESIAAPRAEDHQHMRPSQGLHRPPDVIQVRAVQLDILEDDDSSDYSSDDASSDDED; via the coding sequence ATGCTACAGCATCAGATCGTACAATCTCCGGCGAGATTAGGGTTAACAGGTCCTGGCTCTCCTTCCGTACAAAATCCGACGCCTACTCGTCATGGCCATCcaacctcttcttcatcttcccaATCTCAGCACCAACAGATCCAACAACAGCCTAATCTACTTCCTTCCTCCACCGTCGCCGCCGCTTCCTCAGCCTCAGCTTCGGCGGCTGTTTCATCCTCCGCCTTGCTATCGCTCCTTCCTCCATTACCGCGAGCTCAAGCTCTTCTCCAGCAGATGGCGGTTTTGACATCTAAGCTCTTCGACGTCTCTCCCAATCGAGCTATCTGGCTCTCAGCTTTCCGTGGCTCTCTCCCTTCGTTCCTCTCCTCACACTCGTTACCACCTCCGCCGCCGCTTGAAAACCCTAGTCCTTCATCCACGAAGGAGATCCTCTCTCAATTCAATTCCCTCCAGACTCAGCTCTTCGAAGCCGTTACAGAGCTTCAAGAGATCCTCGATCTGCAAGACGCGAAGCAGAAGGTGGCGCGTGAGATCAAATCCAAAGATTCATCTCTTCTCGCTTTCGCTAACAAACTCAAGGATGCAGAACGTGTTCTCGATATGCTTGTTGACGACTACTCCGATTACCGCAAACCAAAACGAAgcaaaattgaagaagatgacgaagaCAATGATAatgagtcttcttcttcttcaaccacaGTTTCGTCTCAGCTCAAGTTAAAGGACATATTAGCTTACGCTCACAAGATTAGCTACACCACATTTGCTCCGCCGGAATTCGGTGCAGGGCAAGCACCTCTCCGTGGTGCATTACCACCAGCTCCACAAGACGAACAAATGAGAGCTTCCCAGCTCTACACTTTCGCTGATCTTGATATCGGTCTGCCGAAAACAGTAGAAAACATGGAGAAGAAGGTTGAAGCACTGATtgagccaccaccaccaccagaaGCTATGGATATATCTGCTATTCACAACCTGCTTCCGCCGAATATCGCAGTTCCTTCAGGATGGAAACCAGGAATGCCAGTCGAATTGCCTAGAGATTTACCATTGCCACCTCCTGGATGGAAACCAGGCGACCCAGTTGTGTTACCGCCACTGGAGTCAATTGCTGCACCTAGAGCAGAGGATCATCAACATATGAGACCTTCTCAGGGACTCCACAGACCGCCTGATGTCATACAGGTCCGAGCTGTTCAACTTGACATTTTGGAGGATGATGATAGCAGTGATTACAGCAGCGATGATGCAAGCTCAGATGATGAGGATTAA
- the LCL1 gene encoding LHY/CCA1-like 1 (LHY/CCA1-like 1 (LCL1); CONTAINS InterPro DOMAIN/s: SANT, DNA-binding (InterPro:IPR001005), Homeodomain-like (InterPro:IPR009057), Myb, DNA-binding (InterPro:IPR014778), HTH transcriptional regulator, Myb-type, DNA-binding (InterPro:IPR017930), Myb-like DNA-binding domain, SHAQKYF class (InterPro:IPR006447); BEST Arabidopsis thaliana protein match is: Homeodomain-like superfamily protein (TAIR:AT3G09600.1); Has 1341 Blast hits to 1331 proteins in 115 species: Archae - 0; Bacteria - 0; Metazoa - 91; Fungi - 0; Plants - 1058; Viruses - 0; Other Eukaryotes - 192 (source: NCBI BLink).): MTSTNPVVAEVIPAETSTDATETTIATTEAGEAPEKKVRKAYTITKSRESWTEGEHDKFLEALQLFDRDWKKIEDFVGSKTVIQIRSHAQKYFLKVQKNGTLAHVPPPRPKRKAAHPYPQKASKNAQMSLHVSMSFPTQINNLPGYTPWDDDTSALLNIAVSGVIPPEDELDTLCGAEVDVGSNDMISETSPSASGIGSSSRTLSDSKGLRLAKQAPSMHGLPDFAEVYNFIGSVFDPDSKGRMKKLKEMDPINFETVLLLMRNLTVNLSNPDFEPTRKVMNT; the protein is encoded by the exons ATGACCTCAACCAATCCGGTGGTCGCCGAAGTAATACCGGCGGAAACTTCTACAGATGCTACAGAGACGACGATTGCAACGACGGAAGCTGGTGAAGCACCGGAGAAGAAGGTGAGGAAAGCTTACACAATCACCAAGTCTAGAGAGAGTTGGACTGAAGGAGAACACGACAAGTTTCTGGAAGCTCTTCAATT GTTTGATCGTGACTGGAAAAAGATAGAAGATTTTGTTGGTTCAAAGACAGTTATTCAG ATCAGGAGCCATGCCCAAAAATACTTTCTAAAGGTCCAAAAAAATGGGACTTTAGCACATGTTCCACCCCCTAGGCCTAAGCGCAAAGCTGCTCATCCATATCCTCAAAAGGCATCGAAAAATG CTCAAATGTCGCTTCACGTTTCCATGTCCTTTCCTACTCAAATAAATAACCTGCCTGGATATACTCCATGGGATGATGATACATCTGCATTGTTAAACATTGCTGTAAGTGGGGTTATTCCACCAGAAGATGAACTTGATACTCTTTGTGGAGCAGAAG TTGATGTTGGATCAAATGACATGATAAGTGAAACTAGTCCTTCAGCATCTGGTATCGGAAGCTCAAGCAGAACACTATCAGATTCTAAGGGTTTGAGACTGGCGAAACAAGCTCCCTCAATGCATG GTCTTCCTGATTTTGCTGAGGTTTATAACTTCATTGGGAGTGTGTTCGATCCTGACAGCAAAGGCCGCATGAAAAAGCTCAAGGAAATGGATCCTATAAATTTCGAAACT GTTTTGCTGTTGATGAGAAACCTCACAGTGAACTTGTCAAACCCTGACTTTGAACCTACT AGGAAGGTCATGAACACTTAA
- the LCL1 gene encoding LHY/CCA1-like 1, with the protein MTSTNPVVAEVIPAETSTDATETTIATTEAGEAPEKKVRKAYTITKSRESWTEGEHDKFLEALQLFDRDWKKIEDFVGSKTVIQIRSHAQKYFLKVQKNGTLAHVPPPRPKRKAAHPYPQKASKNAQMSLHVSMSFPTQINNLPGYTPWDDDTSALLNIAVSGVIPPEDELDTLCGAEVDVGSNDMISETSPSASGIGSSSRTLSDSKGLRLAKQAPSMHGLPDFAEVYNFIGSVFDPDSKGRMKKLKEMDPINFETVSWSFTCL; encoded by the exons ATGACCTCAACCAATCCGGTGGTCGCCGAAGTAATACCGGCGGAAACTTCTACAGATGCTACAGAGACGACGATTGCAACGACGGAAGCTGGTGAAGCACCGGAGAAGAAGGTGAGGAAAGCTTACACAATCACCAAGTCTAGAGAGAGTTGGACTGAAGGAGAACACGACAAGTTTCTGGAAGCTCTTCAATT GTTTGATCGTGACTGGAAAAAGATAGAAGATTTTGTTGGTTCAAAGACAGTTATTCAG ATCAGGAGCCATGCCCAAAAATACTTTCTAAAGGTCCAAAAAAATGGGACTTTAGCACATGTTCCACCCCCTAGGCCTAAGCGCAAAGCTGCTCATCCATATCCTCAAAAGGCATCGAAAAATG CTCAAATGTCGCTTCACGTTTCCATGTCCTTTCCTACTCAAATAAATAACCTGCCTGGATATACTCCATGGGATGATGATACATCTGCATTGTTAAACATTGCTGTAAGTGGGGTTATTCCACCAGAAGATGAACTTGATACTCTTTGTGGAGCAGAAG TTGATGTTGGATCAAATGACATGATAAGTGAAACTAGTCCTTCAGCATCTGGTATCGGAAGCTCAAGCAGAACACTATCAGATTCTAAGGGTTTGAGACTGGCGAAACAAGCTCCCTCAATGCATG GTCTTCCTGATTTTGCTGAGGTTTATAACTTCATTGGGAGTGTGTTCGATCCTGACAGCAAAGGCCGCATGAAAAAGCTCAAGGAAATGGATCCTATAAATTTCGAAACTGTGAGTTGGAGCTTTACTTGCCTTTAG
- the LCL1 gene encoding LHY/CCA1-like 1, with amino-acid sequence MTSTNPVVAEVIPAETSTDATETTIATTEAGEAPEKKVRKAYTITKSRESWTEGEHDKFLEALQLFDRDWKKIEDFVGSKTVIQIRSHAQKYFLKVQKNGTLAHVPPPRPKRKAAHPYPQKASKNAQMSLHVSMSFPTQINNLPGYTPWDDDTSALLNIAVSGVIPPEDELDTLCGAEVDVGSNDMISETSPSASGIGSSSRTLSDSKGLRLAKQAPSMHGLPDFAEVYNFIGSVFDPDSKGRMKKLKEMDPINFETIHELETPKSQSTMILWRCWSNNGIVTTMSQF; translated from the exons ATGACCTCAACCAATCCGGTGGTCGCCGAAGTAATACCGGCGGAAACTTCTACAGATGCTACAGAGACGACGATTGCAACGACGGAAGCTGGTGAAGCACCGGAGAAGAAGGTGAGGAAAGCTTACACAATCACCAAGTCTAGAGAGAGTTGGACTGAAGGAGAACACGACAAGTTTCTGGAAGCTCTTCAATT GTTTGATCGTGACTGGAAAAAGATAGAAGATTTTGTTGGTTCAAAGACAGTTATTCAG ATCAGGAGCCATGCCCAAAAATACTTTCTAAAGGTCCAAAAAAATGGGACTTTAGCACATGTTCCACCCCCTAGGCCTAAGCGCAAAGCTGCTCATCCATATCCTCAAAAGGCATCGAAAAATG CTCAAATGTCGCTTCACGTTTCCATGTCCTTTCCTACTCAAATAAATAACCTGCCTGGATATACTCCATGGGATGATGATACATCTGCATTGTTAAACATTGCTGTAAGTGGGGTTATTCCACCAGAAGATGAACTTGATACTCTTTGTGGAGCAGAAG TTGATGTTGGATCAAATGACATGATAAGTGAAACTAGTCCTTCAGCATCTGGTATCGGAAGCTCAAGCAGAACACTATCAGATTCTAAGGGTTTGAGACTGGCGAAACAAGCTCCCTCAATGCATG GTCTTCCTGATTTTGCTGAGGTTTATAACTTCATTGGGAGTGTGTTCGATCCTGACAGCAAAGGCCGCATGAAAAAGCTCAAGGAAATGGATCCTATAAATTTCGAAACT ATTCACGAGTTGGAAACACCAAAAAGCCAAAGTACCATGATTCTATGGAGATGTTGGTCAAATAATGGGATTGTTACAACCATGAGTCAGTTTTAG
- the LCL1 gene encoding LHY/CCA1-like 1 (LHY/CCA1-like 1 (LCL1); CONTAINS InterPro DOMAIN/s: SANT, DNA-binding (InterPro:IPR001005), Homeodomain-like (InterPro:IPR009057), Myb, DNA-binding (InterPro:IPR014778), HTH transcriptional regulator, Myb-type, DNA-binding (InterPro:IPR017930), Myb-like DNA-binding domain, SHAQKYF class (InterPro:IPR006447); BEST Arabidopsis thaliana protein match is: Homeodomain-like superfamily protein (TAIR:AT3G09600.2); Has 30201 Blast hits to 17322 proteins in 780 species: Archae - 12; Bacteria - 1396; Metazoa - 17338; Fungi - 3422; Plants - 5037; Viruses - 0; Other Eukaryotes - 2996 (source: NCBI BLink).) translates to MTSTNPVVAEVIPAETSTDATETTIATTEAGEAPEKKVRKAYTITKSRESWTEGEHDKFLEALQLFDRDWKKIEDFVGSKTVIQIRSHAQKYFLKVQKNGTLAHVPPPRPKRKAAHPYPQKASKNAQMSLHVSMSFPTQINNLPGYTPWDDDTSALLNIAVSGVIPPEDELDTLCGAEVDVGSNDMISETSPSASGIGSSSRTLSDSKGLRLAKQAPSMHGLPDFAEVYNFIGSVFDPDSKGRMKKLKEMDPINFETVLLLMRNLTVNLSNPDFEPTSEYVDAAEEGHEHLSS, encoded by the exons ATGACCTCAACCAATCCGGTGGTCGCCGAAGTAATACCGGCGGAAACTTCTACAGATGCTACAGAGACGACGATTGCAACGACGGAAGCTGGTGAAGCACCGGAGAAGAAGGTGAGGAAAGCTTACACAATCACCAAGTCTAGAGAGAGTTGGACTGAAGGAGAACACGACAAGTTTCTGGAAGCTCTTCAATT GTTTGATCGTGACTGGAAAAAGATAGAAGATTTTGTTGGTTCAAAGACAGTTATTCAG ATCAGGAGCCATGCCCAAAAATACTTTCTAAAGGTCCAAAAAAATGGGACTTTAGCACATGTTCCACCCCCTAGGCCTAAGCGCAAAGCTGCTCATCCATATCCTCAAAAGGCATCGAAAAATG CTCAAATGTCGCTTCACGTTTCCATGTCCTTTCCTACTCAAATAAATAACCTGCCTGGATATACTCCATGGGATGATGATACATCTGCATTGTTAAACATTGCTGTAAGTGGGGTTATTCCACCAGAAGATGAACTTGATACTCTTTGTGGAGCAGAAG TTGATGTTGGATCAAATGACATGATAAGTGAAACTAGTCCTTCAGCATCTGGTATCGGAAGCTCAAGCAGAACACTATCAGATTCTAAGGGTTTGAGACTGGCGAAACAAGCTCCCTCAATGCATG GTCTTCCTGATTTTGCTGAGGTTTATAACTTCATTGGGAGTGTGTTCGATCCTGACAGCAAAGGCCGCATGAAAAAGCTCAAGGAAATGGATCCTATAAATTTCGAAACT GTTTTGCTGTTGATGAGAAACCTCACAGTGAACTTGTCAAACCCTGACTTTGAACCTACT TCTGAATATGTTGATGCTGCAGAGGAAGGTCATGAACACTTAAGCTCTTAG
- the RHL2 gene encoding Spo11/DNA topoisomerase VI, subunit A protein (ROOT HAIRLESS 2 (RHL2); CONTAINS InterPro DOMAIN/s: Spo11/DNA topoisomerase VI, subunit A, N-terminal (InterPro:IPR013049), DNA topoisomerase VI, subunit A (InterPro:IPR004085), Spo11/DNA topoisomerase VI, subunit A (InterPro:IPR002815); BEST Arabidopsis thaliana protein match is: Spo11/DNA topoisomerase VI, subunit A protein (TAIR:AT3G13170.1); Has 936 Blast hits to 932 proteins in 314 species: Archae - 223; Bacteria - 16; Metazoa - 170; Fungi - 119; Plants - 152; Viruses - 0; Other Eukaryotes - 256 (source: NCBI BLink).), translating to MADKKKRKRSKDDEAEELPFKSILESDDVITELLKSYISSSIKAAAGAGGASSSSSKPLTLADLSLSSSCREVADLSLSSVQTEIETVIVQIARSILAGDGFSFSVPSRAASNQLYVPELDRIVLKDKSTLRPFASVSSVRKTTITTRILALIHQLCLRNIHVTKRDLFYTDVKLFQDQTQSDAVLDDVSCMLGCTRSSLNVIAAEKGVVVGRLIFSDNGDMIDCTKMGMGGKAIPPNIDRVGDMQSDAMFILLVEKDAAYMRLAEDRFYNRFPCIIVTAKGQPDVATRLFLRKMKMELKLPVLALVDSDPYGLKILSVYGCGSKNMSYDSANLTTPDIKWLGIRPSDLDKYKIPEQCRLPMTEQDIKTGKDMLEEDFVKKNPGWVEELNLMVKTKQKAEIQALSSFGFQYLSEVYLPLKLQQQDWL from the exons ATGGCGGATAAGAAGAAGCGAAAGCGATCAAAAGATGACGAGGCGGAGGAACTTCCTTTCAAAAGCATTCTGGAATCAGACGACGTTATCACGGAGCTTCTCAAATCGTATATTTCCTCTTCTATCAAAGCCGCCGCCGGAGCCGGCGGTGCCTCCTCCTCTTCATCGAAACCTCTAACCCTAGCTGACCTCTCTCTATCATCTTCCTGTCGTGAAGTCGCAGATCTCTCACTCTCCTCCGTGCAGACAGAGATAGAGACAGTCATCGTCCAGATCGCCCGTTCTATTCTCGCCGGTGATGGCTTCTCCTTCAGTGTTCCTTCACGCGCCGCCTCGAATCAGCTGTATGTTCCTGAGCTCGACCGTATAGTGCTAAAAGACAAATCTACCCTCCGTCCATTTGCCTCCGTTTCTTCTGTCAGGAAAACCACCATCACCACTCGTATCCTCGCCCTTATCCACCAACTCTGCCTCAGGAACATTCACGTTACTAAGCGTGATCTCTTCTACACCGACGTTAAGCTTTTCCAG GACCAGACACAGAGTGATGCTGTGTTGGATGATGTCTCATGTATGCTCGGTTGCACAAGGTCAAGTCTCAATGTCATTGCAGCAGAGAAAGGTGTGGTGGTGGGAAGGCTTATATTCAGTGACAATGGAGACATGATAGATTGCACAAAGATGGGAATGGGTGGGAAAGCCATTCCACCAAACATTGACCGGGTTGGAGATATGCAGAGTGATGCTATGTTCATACTCTTAGTTGAAAAAGATGCAGCTTATATGAGGTTAGCTGAAGACAGATTCTATAACCGGTTCCCTTGTATCATCGTGACTGCAAAAGGCCAGCCTGATGTAGCTACAAGGCTCTTCTtgaggaaaatgaaaatggagcTTAAGCTTCCGGTACTTGCCTTGGTGGATAGTGATCCTTACGGATTGAAGATCTTGTCGGTGTATGGATGTGGGTCGAAGAACATGTCATATGATAGTGCAAACTTGACTACGCCTGATATTAAGTGGCTTGGAATTAGGCCGAGTGATTTGGACAAGTATAAGATACCTGAACAGTGTAGGTTGCCGATGACTGAGCAGGATATTAAGACCGGGAAGGATATGCTAGAGGAGGATTTCGTGAAGAAAAATCCCGGGTGGGTCGAGGAACTTAACCTGATGGTGAAAACGAAGCAAAAGGCTGAGATTCAGGCGTTGAGCTCTTTTGGTTTCCAGTATTTATCGGAAGTTTACTTGCCCCTGAAACTGCAGCAGCAGGATTGGCTCTGA
- a CDS encoding Tetratricopeptide repeat (TPR)-like superfamily protein (Tetratricopeptide repeat (TPR)-like superfamily protein; INVOLVED IN: biological_process unknown; LOCATED IN: chloroplast; EXPRESSED IN: 22 plant structures; EXPRESSED DURING: 13 growth stages; CONTAINS InterPro DOMAIN/s: Pentatricopeptide repeat (InterPro:IPR002885); BEST Arabidopsis thaliana protein match is: Pentatricopeptide repeat (PPR-like) superfamily protein (TAIR:AT1G09900.1); Has 31969 Blast hits to 11487 proteins in 269 species: Archae - 3; Bacteria - 39; Metazoa - 341; Fungi - 298; Plants - 29991; Viruses - 0; Other Eukaryotes - 1297 (source: NCBI BLink).), giving the protein MRDFVIVFGSSSAITNPHHHHRRCYATAPESNRKTKSNSSFTKLLPSLPQQHSPSPASVSATHSLSSHFSNVVRWIPDGSLEYYADFASKLAEDGRIEDVALIAETLAAESGANVARFASMVDYDLLSKGISSNLRQGKIESVVYTLKRIEKVGIAPLDLVDDSSVKLMRKQFRAMANSVQVEKAIDLMEILAGLGFKIKELVDPFDVVKSCVEISNPQLAIRYACLLPHTELLLCRIIHGFGKKGDMVSVMTAYEACKQILDTPNMYICRTMIDVCGLCGDYVKSRYIYEDLLKENIKPNIYVINSLMNVNSHDLGYTLKVYKNMQILDVTADMTSYNILLKTCCLAGRVDLAQDIYKEAKRMESSGLLKLDAFTYCTIIKVFADAKMWKWALKVKDDMKSVGVTPNTHTWSSLISACANAGLVEQANHLFEEMLASGCEPNSQCFNILLHACVEACQYDRAFRLFQSWKGSSVNESLYADDIVSKGRTSSPNILKNNGPGSLVNRNSNSPYIQASKRFCFKPTTATYNILLKACGTDYYRGKELMDEMKSLGLSPNQITWSTLIDMCGGSGDVEGAVRILRTMHSAGTRPDVVAYTTAIKICAENKCLKLAFSLFEEMRRYQIKPNWVTYNTLLKARSKYGSLLEVRQCLAIYQDMRNAGYKPNDHFLKELIEEWCEGVIQENGQSQDKISDQEGDNAGRPVSLLIEKVATHMQERTAGNLAIDLQGLTKIEARLVVLAVLRMIKEDYMRGDVVIDDVLIIIGTDEANTVSGKQEITVQEALVKLLRDELSLVVLPAGQRNIIQDAHCVDDADQENTKSFVSISSTRRPAILERLMVTKASLYQWLQRRK; this is encoded by the exons ATGAGAGactttgttattgtctttggCTCCTCCTCCGCCATAACCAATCCTCACCATCACCACCGTCGCTGTTACGCCACAGCACCAGAGTCCAACCGGAAAACTAAATCCAATTCTTCTTTCACCAAGCTACTTCCGTCACTACCGCAGCAACATTCACCTTCTCCTGCTTCAGTCTCCGCGACTCATTCTCTCTCTAGCCACTTCTCCAATGTCGTAAGATGGATTCCAGATGGCTCGCTTGAGTATTACGCTGATTTTGCCTCGAAGCTAGCTGAGGATGGTCGAATTGAGGACGTCGCTCTCATCGCCGAGACTTTGGCTGCAGAGTCCGGAGCTAATGTGGCTCGTTTCGCTTCCATGGTTGATTATGATCTCTTATCGAAAGGGATTTCGTCGAATCTTCGACAAGGTAAGATTGAGAGCGTCGTTTACACTTTGAAGAGAATTGAGAAGGTAGGAATTGCTCCATTGGACCTTGTCGATGATTCGTCTGTGAAATTAATGAGGAAACAGTTTCGAGCAATGGCTAACTCTGTGCAAGTGGAGAAAGCTATTGATCTAATGGAGATACTTGCCG GTCTCggattcaaaatcaaagagtTGGTGGATCCTTTTGATGTTGTAAAGAGTTGTGTTGAAATTTCCAATCCTCAATTAGCTATTAG ATACGCATGTCTTTTGCCGCATACAGAGTTATTGCTTTGTAGAATTATTCATGGTTTCGGAAAGAAAGGAGATATGGTCTCTGTTATGACAGCATATGAAGCCTGCAAACAGATTTTGGATACTCCTAACATGTATATATGCCGAACGATGATAGATGTTTGTGGCCTGTGTGGTGATTACGTTAAATCGAGGTACATATATGAG GATCTTctcaaagaaaacattaagccaaatatttatgttattaaCAGTCTAATGAATGTTAATTCCCATGATCTTGGGTACACACTAAAAGTATACAAGAATATGCAG ATACTTGATGTTACAGCTGACATGACATCCTACAACATACTACTGAAAACATGTTGCCTGGCTGGACGGGTTGATCTTGCCCAGGATATATacaaagaagcaaaacgaATGGAATCTTCCGGATTGTTGAAGTTGGACGCCTTTACATATTGTACTATTATAAAG GTTTTTGCAGATGCAAAGATGTGGAAATGGGCACTCAAAGTCAAAGATGATATGAAATCTGTTGGTGTAACCCCAAATACTCATACATGGTCATCATTAATCAGTGCATGTGCCAATGCAGGTTTAGTAGAGCAGGCAAATCACCTATTTGAAGAAATGCTTGCATCTGGCTGCGAGCCTAATTCTCAATGTTTCAACATCCTACTGCATGCTTGCGTTGAAGCTTGCCAGTATGACAGAGCTTTTCGTCTTTTTCAATCTTGGAAAGGAAGCTCCGTTAATGAATCCTTATATGCAGATGACATAGTTAGTAAAGGTCGCACTTCCAGCccaaatatattgaaaaataatgGTCCTGGGTCTTTGGTGAATCGCAATTCTAATTCACCTTATATCCAAGCTTCAAAGAGATTTTGCTTCAAGCCAACAACTGCTACATATAATATACTCTTGAAAGCCTGTGGTACTGATTACTATCGAGGAAAAGAATTGATGGATGAGATGAAGAGCCTAGGTCTTTCACCTAATCAAATAACATGGTCGACTTTGATTGATATGTGTGGAGGTTCAGGCGATGTAGAAGGTGCTGTACGG ATTTTGAGAACTATGCATTCGGCTGGAACCAGACCTGATGTTGTTGCATACACAACAGCAATCAAG ATTTGTGCGGAAAATAAATGTTTGAAGTTGgcattttctttgtttgaggAGATGAGGAGATATCAGATTAAGCCAAACTGG GTGACATATAATACACTTCTTAAAGCACGAAGCAAATATGGTTCTTTACTTGAAGTGCGGCAATGCTTGGCTATATATCAGGACATGCGAAATGCAGG GTACAAACCTAACGATCACTTTCTCAAGGAACTTATTGAGGAGTGGTGCGAAGGAGTCATACAGGAAAACGGTCAGAGCCAAGATAAAATAAGCGACCAAGAAGGAGATAACGCAGGGAGACCTGTAAGCCTACTCATTGAAAAAGTAGCTACACACATGCAAGAGAGAACAGCTGGAAACCTTGCAATTGACCTTCAAGGACTTACCAAG ATTGAGGCTCGACTTGTTGTTCTAGCAGTTTTGCGAATGATCAAGGAAGACTATATGCGAG GTGACGTTGTAATAGATGATGTGTTGATTATCATAGGAACCGATGAAGCAAATACCGTTTCAGGAAAGCAAGAGATTACTGTGCAAGAAGCGCTAGTGAAGCTTCTACGAGATGAATTGTCTCTTGTGGTTCTTCCTGCTGGACAAAGAAATATCATACAGGATGCACACTGTGTAGATGATGCAGACCAAGAGAACACTAAGTCATTTGTTAGTATATCCTCAACGAGGAGACCTGCGATTCTGGAGAGGTTGATGGTTACAAAGGCGTCTCTGTATCAGTGGTTGCAGCGCAGAAAGTAG